A stretch of the Anaerobaca lacustris genome encodes the following:
- a CDS encoding thymidylate synthase, whose amino-acid sequence MPTAASVANVPVISITASCLPEAWEKAVLAVWDRGYEIKTQYDKPDDPPSKDATVMIAVTDPFNEPRIHKNFPGGPEELEAYRQEVVGGIHDHWIDPAAGKWTYTYHERLFSYCPVADLRDSDAAKPFIAIDQIQYIIDSLARAGHTRRAQAITWMPTADPQTDDPPCLQRIWCRLLADDDGQWTLNMNTHWRSRDLYKAWFMNAYALTNLQQIIADGISAKRGEPVRVGRYVDISDSLHIYGSYLKEASVEIEKMRRTPFSERAWDSTHPAFEMMTLEAREKLAQDPDWFAKARG is encoded by the coding sequence CCGCCAGTTGTCTGCCCGAGGCATGGGAGAAAGCGGTCCTGGCCGTGTGGGACCGGGGCTACGAGATCAAGACGCAATACGACAAGCCCGACGATCCGCCCAGCAAGGACGCCACGGTGATGATCGCGGTGACCGATCCGTTCAACGAGCCGCGGATTCACAAGAATTTCCCCGGCGGACCGGAGGAGCTGGAGGCCTATCGCCAGGAAGTCGTCGGAGGCATTCACGACCACTGGATCGACCCGGCCGCCGGCAAGTGGACCTACACCTACCACGAGAGGCTGTTCTCATACTGCCCGGTCGCGGACCTGCGCGATTCGGACGCCGCCAAGCCGTTCATCGCGATCGATCAGATTCAATACATCATCGACTCTCTGGCCCGAGCCGGGCACACCCGCAGAGCCCAGGCGATCACCTGGATGCCCACGGCCGATCCGCAGACCGACGACCCGCCCTGCCTCCAGCGAATCTGGTGCCGCCTGCTGGCGGACGACGACGGCCAATGGACGCTGAACATGAACACGCACTGGCGAAGCCGGGACCTGTACAAGGCGTGGTTCATGAACGCCTATGCCCTGACGAACCTCCAGCAGATCATTGCCGATGGCATATCCGCCAAGCGAGGCGAGCCCGTGCGCGTCGGGCGCTACGTCGATATCAGCGATTCACTGCACATCTACGGCAGCTATCTCAAAGAAGCGTCCGTCGAGATCGAGAAGATGCGGCGGACGCCGTTCTCCGAGCGGGCCTGGGACAGCACTCACCCGGCGTTCGAGATGATGACCCTGGAAGCCCGCGAGAAGCTGGCCCAGGACCCCGACTGGTTCGCCAAGGCCAGAGGTTGA
- a CDS encoding peptidylprolyl isomerase, translating to MALVVNGEKIEDKEIQQEIERLRPRYEQVFSDKDPAEREAQLRDWSRDNVIERVLLRQEAKNSGTKIPPEDVEEAFKQLKEQYDDAEALQKALDVDSDEKVSQTIELQMSTERKIGEIYARAPKPSEEQIRLYYEENKDKFRSDEQIRVAHIVKYVNWQTDEATALRAMQEALDQIHSGAAFETVVDKYTDCADSGGDLGYVMRGQMVEEFEDVIFHLSPGQVSDVFRTRFGFHIAKVYDRRPPSIPELKEVRKQVTEELGEQLKEQALGEYLDDLRAKATIEGM from the coding sequence ATGGCCCTTGTCGTCAACGGCGAGAAGATCGAGGACAAAGAGATTCAGCAGGAGATCGAGCGTCTGCGGCCGCGTTACGAACAGGTCTTTTCCGACAAAGACCCGGCCGAACGCGAAGCCCAGTTGCGCGACTGGTCCAGAGACAACGTAATCGAGCGCGTCCTGCTTCGCCAGGAAGCGAAGAACAGCGGCACGAAGATCCCGCCGGAGGATGTCGAAGAGGCCTTCAAACAACTGAAGGAGCAATACGACGACGCCGAAGCCCTCCAGAAGGCGCTCGACGTCGACAGCGACGAGAAGGTGAGTCAGACAATCGAGCTTCAAATGAGTACCGAGCGGAAGATCGGTGAGATCTACGCCAGGGCGCCCAAGCCGTCTGAGGAACAGATTCGCCTGTACTACGAGGAGAACAAGGACAAGTTCCGTTCGGACGAGCAGATTCGCGTCGCCCATATCGTCAAGTACGTCAACTGGCAGACCGATGAGGCCACCGCCCTGCGGGCGATGCAGGAAGCCCTCGATCAGATCCACAGCGGCGCGGCGTTCGAGACGGTCGTGGACAAATACACCGACTGCGCCGACAGCGGCGGCGATCTGGGTTACGTCATGCGAGGGCAGATGGTCGAGGAGTTCGAGGACGTCATCTTCCATCTGAGTCCAGGCCAGGTCAGCGACGTGTTTCGCACGCGCTTCGGGTTCCATATCGCCAAGGTCTACGACCGGCGTCCGCCCAGCATTCCAGAGTTGAAAGAGGTCCGAAAGCAGGTGACCGAGGAACTCGGCGAGCAGTTGAAGGAACAGGCGCTGGGCGAGTATCTCGACGATCTCCGAGCCAAGGCGACCATCGAGGGAATGTAA
- the nrdR gene encoding transcriptional regulator NrdR: MRCPFCKEDSDKVVDSRSSDSGRVIRRRRQCLACKRRFTTYEKTSESFKLHVVKKDKSRVPYDRDKIIVGVQKACYKRPVSAEQIQQVADKTEEDIFRRFDKEATSAFIGECVMRHLRSIDKVAYIRFASVYRDFRDAGELLDEVTRAIQDTDTAEQLKLFDQ; the protein is encoded by the coding sequence GTGCGGTGTCCTTTCTGCAAGGAAGACAGTGATAAGGTCGTCGATTCTCGCTCCAGCGACTCCGGCCGGGTCATCCGCCGGCGACGCCAGTGCCTGGCCTGCAAGAGGCGATTCACCACGTATGAGAAGACCAGCGAGAGCTTCAAACTGCACGTCGTGAAGAAGGACAAGTCGCGCGTTCCCTACGACCGCGACAAGATCATCGTCGGCGTACAGAAGGCCTGCTACAAGCGACCCGTTTCGGCCGAGCAGATTCAGCAGGTCGCCGACAAGACCGAAGAGGACATCTTCCGGCGATTCGACAAGGAGGCGACCTCGGCCTTTATCGGCGAATGCGTGATGCGACATCTTCGCTCGATCGACAAAGTGGCGTACATTCGTTTCGCCAGCGTCTACCGTGATTTTCGCGACGCCGGCGAGTTGCTCGACGAGGTGACCCGGGCCATCCAGGATACGGATACGGCCGAACAGTTGAAGCTCTTCGATCAATAG
- the miaA gene encoding tRNA (adenosine(37)-N6)-dimethylallyltransferase MiaA, whose amino-acid sequence MIMILGVTASGKGRLAFEMARRIDAEIVSVDSMKVYRRMDVGTAKPSPEARQQVRHHMIDVVEPSESFSAGLFLERASAAIEEIRSRGKPVVAVGGTALYSKALLYGLFEGPGSDERIRGELRARVESDGPAALHRELCRIDPAAAERISPNDAKRIVRALEVHRLTGKPISSLQTQFDAAGTMEKWTIIGLRRDKPVESGRINARVKKMIQMGLVEEVRSLLAEDKPLSPQARCAIGYAEMIEHLEGRLSLDDAVEQIKKNTRRLAKGQRTWFRRFANVVWIDAGPDESAESVLERAMQRLD is encoded by the coding sequence ATGATTATGATTCTGGGTGTCACCGCTTCGGGCAAGGGGCGGCTGGCGTTCGAAATGGCCAGGCGGATCGACGCGGAGATTGTGAGCGTCGACTCGATGAAGGTCTACCGGCGTATGGACGTCGGCACGGCCAAACCCTCACCCGAGGCCCGGCAGCAGGTCAGGCACCATATGATCGACGTGGTCGAGCCGAGCGAATCGTTCAGTGCCGGGCTCTTCCTGGAGCGGGCCTCAGCGGCCATCGAGGAGATTCGTAGCCGCGGCAAGCCCGTTGTGGCTGTGGGAGGGACCGCCCTGTACAGCAAGGCCCTGCTGTACGGGCTTTTTGAGGGGCCCGGCAGCGATGAGCGGATTCGCGGAGAACTGCGGGCCAGGGTCGAATCCGACGGTCCGGCGGCGCTGCACCGAGAGCTTTGCCGTATCGATCCGGCGGCGGCCGAGCGGATCAGCCCCAACGACGCCAAACGCATCGTTCGGGCCCTGGAGGTCCACCGCCTGACCGGCAAGCCCATATCGAGTCTTCAGACGCAGTTCGATGCGGCAGGAACCATGGAGAAATGGACGATCATCGGTCTTCGGCGGGACAAGCCGGTCGAGAGCGGGCGGATCAACGCCCGTGTCAAGAAGATGATCCAAATGGGCCTGGTTGAGGAGGTTCGCTCGTTGCTGGCCGAGGACAAACCCTTAAGTCCGCAGGCCCGGTGTGCGATCGGTTACGCTGAGATGATCGAGCACCTTGAAGGCCGGCTGTCGCTCGACGATGCGGTCGAGCAGATCAAAAAGAACACGCGACGGCTGGCGAAAGGTCAGCGCACGTGGTTCCGACGATTTGCGAATGTTGTCTGGATCGATGCCGGTCCGGATGAGTCGGCCGAGAGCGTGTTGGAGCGTGCGATGCAGCGACTCGATTAA
- a CDS encoding polyprenyl synthetase family protein has product MHNRIPAINDLLERLIAERPGIPDDLRRALLYTVSAPGKRIRSLLVLWCCELVSGRENPNASVAAAAIEMVHTYSLVHDDLPAMDDDDLRRGRPTCHKAFDEATAILTGDALLTLAFELLSERIDDAGIAVALVRELAQAAGATGMIAGQIADLKAENTAGTIESLEFIHIHKTAKMFRCAAVMGGLCGRANREHLDALARYGLKIGLGFQIADDILDVSASSEQLGKTAGKDLKAAKCTYPALLGIDRSKAMERQLAEEAVAALEPFGQGADVLRQLAVALLHRNK; this is encoded by the coding sequence ATGCACAACAGGATCCCTGCCATCAACGATCTGCTCGAACGCCTCATCGCCGAGCGGCCGGGGATCCCGGACGACTTGAGGCGGGCCTTGCTCTACACGGTTTCGGCGCCGGGCAAGCGCATCCGCTCGCTGCTGGTTCTCTGGTGCTGTGAACTGGTCTCCGGGCGGGAGAACCCCAATGCGTCGGTTGCGGCGGCCGCGATCGAGATGGTCCATACCTACTCACTGGTCCACGACGACCTGCCGGCCATGGACGACGACGACCTTCGCCGGGGCCGGCCGACCTGCCACAAGGCCTTCGACGAGGCAACCGCCATCCTCACCGGCGACGCCCTGCTGACACTGGCGTTCGAGTTGCTCTCCGAGCGGATCGACGATGCAGGCATCGCCGTGGCGCTGGTTCGCGAGCTGGCGCAGGCCGCCGGAGCGACCGGGATGATCGCCGGACAGATCGCCGACCTCAAGGCGGAGAATACCGCCGGCACCATCGAATCCCTCGAATTCATCCACATCCACAAGACGGCCAAAATGTTCCGCTGCGCCGCGGTCATGGGCGGCCTTTGCGGCCGGGCCAATCGCGAACACCTGGACGCCCTCGCCCGCTACGGTCTCAAGATCGGTCTGGGTTTTCAGATCGCCGACGACATCCTCGACGTCAGCGCCTCCAGCGAGCAGTTGGGCAAAACGGCCGGCAAGGACCTCAAGGCGGCCAAGTGCACTTATCCCGCTCTGCTCGGCATCGACAGGTCCAAGGCGATGGAGCGGCAACTGGCGGAAGAAGCGGTGGCCGCCCTGGAGCCGTTCGGCCAAGGCGCCGACGTGCTGCGACAACTCGCCGTCGCCCTGCTCCATCGCAACAAGTGA
- the glyA gene encoding serine hydroxymethyltransferase — protein MPVNEHISKGLRRNDRQLYEVIESIFPTVPNSATYHRGLLEALGQVDGEVSRLIAAEHDRLQNTLQLIAAENQCSRAVLAALGSVVQNKTTEGFVGSRFHGGCEVVDGLETLAVTRAKEVFGAQHANVQPHSGTGANQIVLTAILETGDRILSLAMDQGGHVSHGAAVAFAGKFFEVEQYHVDPKSFLLDYGAIRQQALRFRPRLIICGASAYSRIIDFAAYRRIADEVGAYLMADISHISGLIAAGVHPSPVDHAHFTTTSTYKPGGPRGGLILMGRDFDAPIQAGGRSVPLWERIEKTTFPGFQGTPYLNNIAAKAVFFREMLSAEYKARQFKIVENAQVLARAFDRIGYDILTGGTDNHMFCINVGHFREGLTGAIAQHCLEECGIIVNMNRLPYDPHSPRVTSGMRLGTPIVTKNGMGQTQMEAIAGLIDNVLTQVEPAGSREYRLDDRLRLETKHQVEDLCARFPMV, from the coding sequence ATGCCAGTGAACGAGCACATCAGCAAGGGCCTCCGTCGCAACGACAGGCAGCTCTACGAAGTCATCGAGTCGATCTTCCCGACCGTGCCGAACAGCGCCACCTATCATCGTGGATTGCTCGAAGCGCTGGGGCAGGTCGATGGGGAGGTGTCCCGGCTGATCGCCGCCGAGCACGACCGGCTGCAGAACACCCTGCAACTGATCGCCGCCGAGAACCAGTGTTCCCGCGCGGTTCTGGCGGCGCTGGGGTCCGTCGTGCAGAACAAGACGACGGAAGGCTTTGTCGGCTCGCGGTTTCACGGGGGTTGTGAGGTCGTGGATGGGCTGGAGACGCTGGCTGTGACCCGCGCCAAGGAAGTGTTTGGCGCCCAACATGCCAATGTTCAGCCGCACTCCGGCACCGGCGCCAATCAGATCGTCCTGACCGCCATCCTCGAGACCGGCGACCGGATTCTCAGCCTGGCCATGGATCAGGGCGGCCACGTGTCACACGGCGCCGCCGTGGCATTCGCCGGCAAGTTCTTCGAGGTCGAGCAGTACCACGTGGACCCGAAGTCCTTCCTGCTTGACTATGGTGCCATCCGGCAACAGGCGCTGCGGTTCCGACCCAGGCTGATCATCTGCGGCGCCAGCGCCTATTCGAGGATCATCGACTTCGCGGCGTACCGTCGAATCGCTGACGAGGTTGGCGCCTACCTCATGGCGGATATCTCGCATATCTCAGGTCTGATCGCGGCCGGCGTGCATCCGTCGCCGGTCGATCACGCGCATTTCACCACGACCAGCACCTATAAGCCGGGCGGGCCTCGCGGCGGCCTGATCCTCATGGGCAGAGACTTCGACGCCCCGATCCAGGCCGGCGGCAGGTCCGTGCCGCTCTGGGAGCGGATCGAGAAGACGACGTTCCCGGGGTTCCAGGGGACGCCGTACCTGAACAACATCGCCGCCAAGGCGGTGTTCTTCCGAGAGATGCTCTCGGCCGAGTACAAGGCCCGGCAGTTCAAGATCGTGGAGAATGCCCAAGTCCTCGCCCGCGCCTTCGACCGGATCGGCTACGACATCCTCACCGGCGGGACCGACAACCACATGTTCTGCATTAACGTCGGGCACTTCCGCGAGGGCCTCACCGGCGCCATTGCCCAGCATTGCCTCGAAGAGTGCGGCATCATCGTCAACATGAACCGCCTGCCCTACGACCCGCACAGTCCGCGCGTCACCAGCGGCATGCGCCTGGGTACCCCCATCGTCACCAAGAACGGCATGGGCCAGACCCAGATGGAGGCAATCGCCGGCCTGATCGACAACGTCCTGACCCAGGTCGAACCCGCAGGAAGCCGAGAGTACCGTCTCGACGACCGTCTCCGCCTCGAAACCAAACACCAGGTCGAAGACCTCTGCGCCCGCTTCCCCATGGTGTGA
- a CDS encoding site-2 protease family protein encodes MSKKGSSSKILSSVFWLAVLAVVIVLIVRYAGVFGNLALVMVGFGSVVLVHEFGHFIVAKLAGIKVEAFSIFMPPTLLGLQRTPSGLKLRVLPSFLSDEADALPDAEGKTDPGGEAGEAGTEYRVGLIPFGGYVKLLGQEDIGPVKQIRDPRSFSNKSLGARIAVVAAGVTFNLISAAIILMVVFLIGINFPPPVVGGVVAGSSADEAGLQAGDEFLEIDGRRESLEFSSLILAAALSGRDEAVPVVVRRRDGSIESMELLASKRPNEQKIREFGILQPLSLTMAELEDPDALHRRTGLLPGDRIVAVGGRAVEHHWAYEEAVRETFAPRLPMEVERPKAEGGVERVEMELSLAWPPGRGAVALEEHLNHVYSMVPRLRVIEVTRTVAAGEEPLLPGDIVVSVGEVPNPTFVELREITAAYDNKPLAIQVLRLDPNGVERLADLTVTPRKREGTERVEIGFVPGLDAEHAVVAKTISVEGGVPRLDIPRGATITTVNGKPVKSFYDIVAETRHWDGQSVRLEYRLDGQAEGGVTLQDPTAGVAVAIESMTEVLLPFKPLERLYKADSPIEAIKMGYRRTVMFVAMTYVTLKQLVAGLLSPQLLMGPVGIMVSSYQIVAREPLVYYAYFLGLIGASIAVLNLMPMPPFDGGLIVLMLVEKIKGSPLSEKAQGVLAYAGWVIVGTLLIYVTFNDVVRTVGGFFS; translated from the coding sequence ATGTCGAAGAAGGGAAGCTCGTCGAAGATTCTGAGCAGCGTTTTCTGGCTGGCGGTTCTGGCCGTGGTGATTGTCCTGATCGTGCGTTACGCCGGCGTTTTCGGCAACCTCGCCCTGGTGATGGTGGGCTTCGGATCGGTCGTTCTGGTGCATGAGTTCGGGCATTTCATCGTCGCCAAGCTGGCCGGCATCAAGGTCGAGGCCTTTTCGATCTTCATGCCGCCGACGTTGCTGGGCCTCCAGAGGACGCCTTCGGGCCTGAAGCTGCGGGTCCTTCCGAGCTTCCTTTCCGACGAGGCGGATGCGTTGCCCGATGCCGAAGGCAAGACAGACCCCGGAGGCGAGGCCGGCGAGGCCGGGACGGAGTACCGGGTCGGTCTGATTCCGTTCGGTGGCTACGTCAAGCTGCTGGGGCAGGAGGATATCGGTCCGGTCAAACAGATCCGCGATCCGCGGTCGTTTTCCAACAAGTCGCTCGGCGCGCGAATCGCCGTCGTGGCCGCGGGGGTGACGTTCAATCTCATCAGTGCGGCGATCATTCTCATGGTCGTGTTCCTGATCGGGATCAACTTCCCTCCGCCGGTTGTCGGCGGGGTGGTTGCAGGCTCTTCGGCGGATGAGGCCGGCTTGCAGGCAGGTGACGAGTTCCTTGAAATCGACGGTCGACGTGAGAGCCTCGAGTTCAGCAGTCTCATCCTCGCCGCAGCGCTGTCGGGTCGCGACGAGGCGGTCCCGGTCGTCGTTCGGCGCAGGGACGGCTCGATCGAGAGCATGGAATTGCTCGCCTCGAAGCGGCCGAACGAGCAGAAGATACGAGAATTCGGCATCCTCCAGCCGCTGAGCCTGACGATGGCCGAGCTGGAGGACCCGGATGCCCTGCATCGCCGAACGGGTCTGCTGCCGGGCGACCGAATCGTGGCGGTTGGCGGCCGAGCGGTGGAGCATCACTGGGCGTATGAGGAGGCGGTTCGAGAGACGTTTGCGCCCCGCCTACCGATGGAGGTCGAACGACCGAAGGCCGAAGGGGGCGTAGAACGGGTCGAGATGGAGTTGTCGCTCGCCTGGCCTCCTGGCAGGGGGGCGGTTGCGCTGGAGGAGCATCTGAACCATGTCTACTCGATGGTCCCGCGTCTTCGCGTGATCGAGGTGACGCGAACGGTGGCGGCCGGCGAAGAGCCTCTGCTGCCGGGGGATATCGTCGTCTCCGTCGGGGAGGTTCCGAACCCGACGTTTGTGGAACTGCGCGAGATCACGGCGGCCTATGACAACAAGCCGCTGGCGATCCAGGTCCTGCGTCTCGACCCGAACGGTGTTGAACGGTTGGCGGACCTGACTGTGACGCCAAGGAAGAGGGAGGGCACCGAACGAGTGGAAATCGGTTTCGTCCCCGGATTGGACGCCGAGCATGCTGTGGTCGCCAAGACGATCTCGGTCGAAGGAGGCGTCCCCAGGCTGGACATCCCCCGTGGTGCGACGATCACCACCGTCAACGGCAAACCGGTGAAGAGCTTCTATGACATTGTGGCGGAGACCCGGCACTGGGATGGCCAGTCGGTCCGGCTCGAATACCGGCTTGACGGCCAGGCGGAGGGCGGCGTCACGCTTCAGGACCCGACGGCCGGGGTCGCCGTCGCGATCGAATCCATGACCGAGGTGCTGCTGCCGTTCAAGCCGCTCGAACGCCTCTACAAGGCCGACAGTCCCATCGAGGCGATCAAGATGGGGTATCGTCGGACGGTGATGTTCGTCGCCATGACCTACGTCACGCTCAAGCAGTTGGTCGCCGGGCTGCTCAGTCCTCAGCTGCTGATGGGCCCCGTCGGCATCATGGTGTCGAGCTACCAGATCGTGGCGCGCGAGCCGCTGGTCTACTACGCCTACTTCCTCGGCCTGATCGGCGCCAGCATCGCGGTGCTGAATCTCATGCCCATGCCGCCGTTCGACGGCGGGCTGATCGTCCTGATGCTGGTGGAGAAGATCAAGGGCTCACCCCTGAGCGAGAAGGCCCAGGGGGTCCTCGCCTATGCCGGCTGGGTCATCGTGGGCACGCTGCTGATCTACGTGACATTCAACGATGTCGTGCGTACCGTAGGCGGTTTTTTCAGTTAG
- a CDS encoding 1-deoxy-D-xylulose-5-phosphate reductoisomerase, with protein MWVVQSRIKGEGGIGSGRMSRGIAILGSTGSVGRNALRVTDALGPDYAVVGLSAHSSIELLAEQVRRYKPRYVAVSNGDCAGRFRALMDGWDTEILAGRESLAELAQSDGVDTVLTAVVGAAGLPSVLAAAQCGKRLAIANKEPLVVAGELLTRIAKENGSMLLPVDSEHSAVFQAMQSGTTSEIRRIILTGSGGPFRGASRQDLERVTREQALSHPTWRMGPKITIDSATMMNKALEVIEARWLFDVPVEKIEVLIHPESIVHSLVEFVDGSVVAQLGEPDMCLPIQYALTYPKRVPGIAKPLRLEEIAELHFERPEPGTFRALTLAYDVARIGGTAPAVFNAANEAAVEAFLDGRIRFVQIVELIEHCLDTHEVGRANTLEELLEADAWARTQVADRLEHETHGAKRRAQQR; from the coding sequence ATGTGGGTTGTGCAGTCGAGAATCAAGGGAGAGGGAGGTATTGGGTCGGGTCGTATGTCGCGAGGGATCGCCATTTTGGGGTCGACCGGGTCGGTCGGTCGAAATGCTCTGCGGGTCACCGACGCGCTCGGCCCGGACTACGCGGTCGTCGGTCTCAGCGCCCACAGCAGCATAGAGCTTCTGGCCGAGCAGGTGCGACGGTACAAGCCGAGATACGTGGCCGTCTCGAACGGCGATTGCGCCGGGCGGTTTCGAGCCCTGATGGATGGGTGGGATACCGAGATTCTGGCCGGACGCGAGAGTCTGGCCGAACTAGCCCAGTCCGATGGCGTCGATACGGTGTTGACCGCCGTGGTCGGTGCGGCCGGGTTGCCTTCGGTCCTGGCGGCCGCGCAGTGTGGCAAGCGGCTGGCGATCGCCAACAAGGAGCCACTGGTCGTCGCCGGGGAATTGCTGACGCGTATTGCCAAAGAGAACGGCAGCATGCTCCTACCCGTGGACAGCGAACATTCGGCTGTCTTCCAGGCGATGCAGTCGGGCACCACGTCGGAGATTCGCCGGATCATTCTGACGGGGTCGGGCGGGCCGTTCCGGGGGGCCTCGCGGCAGGATCTGGAACGGGTTACGCGTGAGCAGGCCCTGTCGCATCCCACCTGGCGGATGGGGCCGAAGATCACGATCGACTCGGCGACGATGATGAACAAAGCTCTCGAAGTGATCGAGGCGCGATGGCTGTTCGATGTGCCGGTCGAAAAGATCGAGGTCCTGATCCACCCCGAATCGATCGTGCACTCGCTCGTGGAGTTCGTGGATGGTTCGGTGGTGGCCCAGCTCGGCGAGCCGGACATGTGTCTGCCGATTCAATATGCCTTGACGTACCCGAAGCGCGTGCCAGGGATCGCCAAGCCGCTTCGGCTCGAAGAGATCGCAGAGCTTCACTTCGAGCGGCCGGAGCCGGGGACCTTCCGAGCCCTGACGCTGGCCTATGACGTGGCCCGGATCGGCGGGACCGCGCCGGCGGTTTTCAACGCGGCCAACGAGGCGGCGGTCGAGGCGTTTCTCGATGGACGAATCCGTTTCGTTCAGATTGTCGAGTTGATCGAGCATTGCCTGGACACCCATGAGGTCGGTCGGGCGAACACGCTCGAAGAACTGCTCGAAGCCGATGCCTGGGCCAGGACTCAGGTCGCGGATCGATTGGAGCACGAAACTCACGGCGCAAAGCGCCGGGCGCAGCAGCGCTGA
- a CDS encoding TonB-dependent receptor plug domain-containing protein, with the protein MIQTRHACHVWLFVAWLAAISAAAHPAWPAHSEPEDLFEMPLEDLMSVEIDTVYSASKYQQKLSEAPSSVTVIGADEIRKYGYRTLAEVLRSVPGFYINYDRNYEYVGVRGFRRPGDYDTRVLLMVDGHRTNENIGDSPLFGPQFVLDVDLIDRVEIVRGPGSSLYGSNALLAVINVITKDGKTLNGLELSGEVASFDTWKSRITYGNRFDNGLDLLVSATKGDSEGQELYFREFDDPATANGLVQNDDSSLNNLFLRASLGDLSLIVAHNAAEKGIPTAPWDTVFGDGRTRVHDDTTLVGLTYEREISETLALRARTAYGHYDYDGRYVYDYSEDETPDLVVNKDLYRGRWWDSELQVTARPFEKHILTAGGEFRYNIRQDQANWDEEVYFDDSRHSKNWGLYVQDEYRVLDNMTLVAGVRYDRYDTFGGSTNPRLAMLYDLCDKTTLKLLYGRAFRAPNAYELYYHDGGYSQKAPQSLDPETIETYEMVLERALAPNLSATLSGFYYVMDDLIDQQNDPDDDLLVFTNRDKVEATGTEVALHGRWTSGWRARTSYSYVHAEDTETGAILANSPRHLAKLNLIAPVLKDTLFAGLEIQYNGSSKTLAGNHADDFVLTNLALTYRNRSKRLEIAAGLYNLFDVKYGYPGFGEHIQDTIEQDGRTFRIKLTYRF; encoded by the coding sequence ATGATCCAGACTCGGCATGCCTGCCATGTATGGCTGTTTGTTGCATGGCTTGCGGCGATCAGCGCGGCAGCACACCCGGCATGGCCGGCTCATTCCGAGCCGGAAGATCTGTTCGAGATGCCTCTCGAAGACCTGATGAGCGTCGAGATCGATACGGTGTACAGTGCTTCGAAGTACCAACAGAAGCTTTCCGAGGCCCCGTCTTCCGTCACTGTCATCGGGGCCGACGAGATTCGCAAGTACGGCTATCGCACGTTGGCCGAAGTCCTCCGGAGCGTCCCCGGCTTCTATATCAATTACGACCGAAACTACGAGTACGTCGGAGTCCGCGGCTTTCGCCGGCCGGGCGATTATGACACGCGCGTCCTGCTGATGGTCGACGGCCACCGAACCAATGAGAACATCGGCGACTCCCCCCTGTTCGGGCCGCAGTTTGTGCTCGACGTGGACTTGATCGACCGGGTTGAGATTGTTCGAGGTCCGGGTTCCTCTCTGTACGGCAGCAACGCCCTGCTGGCTGTGATCAACGTGATCACCAAGGACGGCAAGACCCTCAACGGCCTGGAGCTGTCCGGGGAGGTCGCCAGCTTCGACACCTGGAAGAGCCGAATCACCTATGGCAATCGCTTTGACAACGGACTGGACCTTCTCGTTTCTGCCACCAAAGGCGACAGCGAGGGACAGGAGTTGTATTTCAGGGAATTCGATGATCCTGCGACGGCCAACGGGCTCGTACAGAACGACGACAGCAGCCTGAACAACCTGTTCCTCCGAGCGTCTCTTGGGGACCTCAGCCTGATCGTCGCGCACAATGCGGCCGAGAAAGGGATCCCTACAGCGCCATGGGACACCGTCTTCGGCGACGGCAGGACGCGCGTGCATGACGACACCACACTCGTCGGGCTGACCTACGAGCGGGAGATCTCCGAGACCCTGGCGCTCAGAGCCCGGACGGCCTATGGCCATTACGACTACGACGGGAGATACGTCTATGATTACTCCGAAGACGAGACCCCCGATCTCGTCGTGAACAAGGACCTTTATCGAGGCCGCTGGTGGGACAGCGAACTCCAGGTCACGGCCCGGCCCTTCGAGAAACACATCCTGACCGCCGGCGGTGAGTTTCGCTACAACATCCGGCAGGACCAGGCCAACTGGGACGAGGAGGTCTATTTCGACGACTCCCGACACAGCAAGAACTGGGGGCTCTATGTCCAGGATGAGTACCGCGTGCTCGACAACATGACACTCGTCGCGGGCGTGCGCTACGACCGGTACGATACGTTCGGCGGCAGCACGAACCCTCGTCTGGCGATGCTCTATGACCTCTGTGACAAGACAACGCTCAAGCTGCTGTACGGCCGAGCCTTTCGTGCCCCCAACGCCTATGAACTCTACTACCATGATGGGGGCTATTCGCAGAAGGCACCGCAGAGTCTCGATCCGGAAACCATCGAGACGTACGAGATGGTGCTGGAACGCGCCTTGGCGCCAAACCTCAGCGCGACGCTGAGCGGCTTTTACTACGTGATGGATGACCTCATCGACCAGCAGAATGACCCTGACGACGATCTGCTCGTCTTCACGAATCGGGATAAGGTCGAGGCTACAGGGACCGAGGTCGCCTTGCACGGACGGTGGACCAGTGGCTGGCGCGCCCGCACCAGCTATTCGTACGTTCACGCCGAGGACACAGAAACAGGGGCCATCCTCGCGAACTCGCCCCGGCATCTGGCCAAGCTCAATCTGATCGCGCCGGTGCTGAAAGACACGCTCTTCGCGGGTCTGGAAATCCAGTACAACGGGAGTTCCAAGACGCTGGCCGGCAACCACGCCGACGACTTCGTGCTGACGAATCTGGCTCTGACGTACAGAAATCGGTCGAAGAGGCTGGAGATCGCGGCAGGACTCTACAATCTCTTCGACGTCAAGTACGGCTATCCGGGGTTTGGAGAGCACATACAGGACACGATCGAGCAGGACGGCCGGACGTTCCGAATCAAGCTGACGTACCGGTTCTGA